Proteins encoded by one window of Lepeophtheirus salmonis chromosome 10, UVic_Lsal_1.4, whole genome shotgun sequence:
- the LOC121125154 gene encoding uncharacterized protein, with product MGTLTEVVLLLWVLVYIPKFESASVFRRMIHDGGEKHEQIDRAHRVQDIFLNKLENKKPFAIFPFWNKATTTVLPSLITTTTTNVDPTTNSPFASSFNLDIQFPSSNINNNKKKRVLSRTRVPSITAVANNKGIADPASPSNKASYSNLIKRARQRRRRKPVVRPPPSRIRRTTTLSPPPFSKDGITPTIMTQLHTVSEMLVTRNVTSTRTVTESPLNYTNTIAFMLDDFTEFPSSPLPPHPLQVTTTVSFPTTTIATVTTTTTTTSKLPSGFFFQQHHRHPSAPLLSTGPSSPTFTHKEQQGFTEELEKEEDQITTTVSPIPEFYLEITTKLPDITTTFYPLHIQEQQREELRSPKKIRDSPVKIELLNPFEEHDKEVERVPREENTMSPSTVPEEGDAKIEMLKLKEGSAALESIESKDGNEDFQKIGDDSGEYPEIYQGQYHEVNPGQYHEVNPGQYYEKNPGQYHEINPGQYVHHSETEEGNPTTIQIHHRDEDKKVYNVQSKVDEFIIGEYGTISKSSGQTLQGVRYTAIGESVDSKLIYDTLIKFFNFQ from the exons ATGGGCACATTGACCGag GTCGTACTACTTCTCTGGGTCTTAGTTTATATTCCCAAATTTGAGTCAGCTTCTGTCTTTCGTCGTATGATTCACGATGGAGGGGAGAAACATGAGCAAATTGACAGGGCTCACCGcgtacaagacatttttttaaataaattagaaaataaaaagccgtttgcaatttttccattttggaacaagGCAACAACGACAGTATTGCCATCATTAATAACAACGACGACAACAAATGTTGATCCAACAACAAATTCACCCTTTGCCAGTTCGTTCAATTTAGACATTCAATTTCCTagtagtaatataaataataataagaagaagagAGTACTCTCACGGACTAGAGTACCCTCTATCACCGCTGTCGCCAACAACAAAGGCATTGCAGACCCTGCGAGTCCATCTAATAAAGCTTCGTACTCCAATTTGATTAAGAGAGCAAGGCAACGACGGAGAAGAAAGCCCGTTGTTCGTCCTCCTCCCTCTCGTATCCGTAGAACTACGACTTTGTCTCCTCCACCTTTCTCCAAGGACGGTATCACCCCTACCATTATGACACAGTTACATACAGTGTCTGAGATGCTTGTGACACGAAATGTCACCTCAACAAGAACCGTGACGGAAAGTCCACTCAATTATACAAACACCATCGCATTTATGCTGGATGACTTTACAGAGTTTCCCTCATCTCCACTCCCACCACATCCCCTTCAAGTCACAACGACAGTGTCTTTCCCTACAACAACAATAGCAACAGTAACAACAACGACTACGACAACCTCAAAATTACCCTCCGGATTCTTCTTTCAACAACATCATCGCCATCCCTCAGCACCCCTTCTCTCCACCGGCCCATCCTCACCAACCTTCACTCACAAGGAACAACAAGGATTCACAGAGGAGCTCGAAAAGGAAGAAGATCAGATCACGACCACGGTCTCTCCTATTCCAGAGTTCTATTTAGAAATAACTACAAAACTCCCTGACATCACCACGACTTTTTATCCACTCCACATTCAAGAGCAACAAAGAGAGGAACTACGATCACCCAAAAAGATCCGTGACTCTCCTGTGAAAATTGAGCTTTTAAATCCCTTTGAGGAGCATGATAAAGAAGTGGAAAGGGTTCCTCGAGAAGAGAACACCATGTCGCCATCAACAGTCCCTGAAGAGGGGGATGCAAAAATAGAGATGTTGAAGTTGAAGGAAGGATCTGCTGCCTTGGAGTCTATTGAAAGTAAAGATGGAAATGAAGACTTTCAAAAAATAGGAGATGATAGTGGGGAATATCCTGAAATATATCAAGGACAGTACCATGAGGTCAATCCAGGACAGTATCACGAAGTGAATCCTGGACAATATTACGAGAAAAATCCTGGACAATATCACGAAATTAATCCAGGACAATATGTTCATCATAGTGAAACGGAGGAAGGGAATCCAACAACGATACAGATTCATCATAGAGACgaagataaaaaagtttataacgTGCAATCAAAAGTGGATGAATTCATTATTGGGGAGTATGGTACTATTTCTAAATCTAGTGGTCAAACTCTACAAGGAGTCCGTTATACTGCCATTGGAGAGTCTGTCGATTCTAAACTCATTTATGATActctcattaaatttttcaatttccaataa